In Clostridia bacterium, the following are encoded in one genomic region:
- a CDS encoding Asp23/Gls24 family envelope stress response protein, translating into MKVIALVGPSGTGKSHRALLVAHEHGAEVIIDDGLLIKGHQIVAGVSAKKQATAIGAIKTALFTDPDHAQGVKEELKVLKPRCVLILGTSKDMVNKIAARLELPLPELYLDIEDIASPSEITKAKKIRQHFGKHVIPAPSVAVKPKLSGVLTDPLYVRFSKRQKTGSKSQLWVNQTVVRPTFNYFGRFYIDNAALEQIIKGAAQLSSDVVKVQNIVLEEVPQGTIVNMDLTVRYGKPFPPLLDAVQERVKQVLEHMTALHVVQVNIYVRKLVLPEDMKKTYAHA; encoded by the coding sequence ATGAAGGTGATTGCGCTAGTCGGTCCCAGTGGGACAGGAAAAAGTCATCGGGCCCTTCTGGTAGCTCATGAGCATGGGGCGGAAGTGATTATCGATGACGGCCTTTTGATCAAAGGGCACCAAATTGTCGCCGGTGTCTCAGCCAAGAAACAAGCCACAGCCATTGGTGCTATCAAAACGGCTTTATTCACTGATCCGGATCATGCTCAAGGGGTGAAAGAGGAGCTTAAGGTTCTGAAGCCGCGCTGTGTTTTGATCCTGGGAACCTCCAAAGATATGGTGAATAAGATCGCCGCCCGGTTAGAGCTTCCCCTACCGGAATTGTACCTGGATATTGAAGATATAGCTTCCCCGAGTGAAATCACCAAAGCCAAGAAGATCAGGCAGCATTTTGGCAAGCATGTGATCCCGGCTCCATCGGTAGCCGTGAAACCTAAACTGTCCGGGGTGCTGACTGATCCTTTATATGTTCGATTCTCCAAAAGGCAGAAAACCGGTAGCAAAAGCCAACTCTGGGTGAATCAAACGGTGGTACGCCCTACCTTTAATTATTTTGGGAGGTTTTATATTGACAACGCGGCGTTGGAACAGATCATAAAAGGGGCGGCCCAGCTTAGCAGTGACGTAGTCAAAGTACAGAATATTGTTTTGGAAGAAGTGCCCCAAGGTACCATTGTTAATATGGATTTGACGGTTCGTTACGGCAAACCTTTTCCGCCTCTTCTGGATGCCGTGCAGGAACGAGTCAAACAGGTGCTGGAGCATATGACGGCCTTGCACGTGGTTCAAGTGAATATTTATGTACGAAAACTGGTGCTGCCTGAGGACATGAAAAAGACCTATGCCCATGCATAG
- a CDS encoding DnaD domain protein: protein MDGTVNVPFLLLKSYKKIGMNETELVLLLHLWSWHQSGNQEYPTPQELSSVMTVESSQIQTLLAGMVEKKIISIEHLYDPAQKKWIDRFSFAGLFDKLMENWALMKAQQLENEARKGEQLSPEVAQELFRAFEEEFGRLLSPFESNQILEWCHEDRYSPELVIEALRKASLRGIKNLKYIDSILKDWQRNNIRTVKQVEEYEKHFQTRQQLKKKETKTYQIKSDEIKRKIEKYKDVYMS, encoded by the coding sequence GTGGACGGTACGGTTAATGTGCCTTTTCTTTTATTGAAAAGCTATAAGAAAATAGGGATGAACGAAACGGAACTGGTGCTGCTGCTGCACCTGTGGTCTTGGCACCAGTCGGGTAATCAAGAATACCCTACGCCTCAGGAACTGTCATCTGTAATGACCGTCGAAAGTTCACAAATTCAAACCTTACTGGCAGGAATGGTCGAAAAAAAGATCATTTCCATTGAACACCTGTACGATCCTGCCCAGAAGAAATGGATAGACCGCTTTTCTTTTGCCGGCTTGTTTGATAAATTGATGGAGAACTGGGCTCTCATGAAAGCGCAGCAGTTGGAAAACGAAGCCCGCAAGGGAGAGCAACTTTCCCCCGAGGTGGCACAAGAATTATTCCGCGCTTTTGAAGAAGAATTTGGTCGCTTGCTCTCACCCTTTGAAAGCAATCAAATTTTAGAATGGTGCCATGAGGACAGATACTCACCGGAATTGGTTATAGAGGCCTTGCGCAAGGCCAGCCTGAGGGGAATAAAAAACCTGAAATATATCGATTCGATCCTTAAAGACTGGCAAAGGAACAATATCCGCACGGTGAAACAAGTGGAAGAATATGAAAAGCATTTCCAGACCAGGCAACAACTGAAGAAAAAAGAAACGAAAACCTACCAAATTAAAAGTGATGAAATCAAACGCAAAATTGAAAAATACAAGGATGTCTATATGAGCTAA
- a CDS encoding ATP-binding protein, with the protein MINHDRHHGTEYQCPRCQNRGFIIKDEVAYRCPCMKQRTIEQLFRHSGLGTLQHQCTFANFSFAYYPDVYDEQLGFTYYQNAKIALKAAEEFAAAFVKGNYHGPGIVFTGPVGSGKTFLASSIANYVLSKGKQVLFTVVPDLLDQLKATYDRSALVETDELTILEGARNVELLIMDDLGAHNYTPWTVNKIYSILNYRVNHQLPVVITTNLSLDELDTYLGERTTSRILQLCRVYRIASVQDIRCLKSKEHLHQ; encoded by the coding sequence ATGATTAATCACGATCGTCATCATGGAACTGAATACCAGTGTCCCAGGTGCCAGAACCGCGGTTTTATCATCAAGGATGAAGTTGCTTACCGCTGTCCCTGCATGAAGCAGCGGACCATCGAGCAGTTGTTCCGCCATTCAGGCCTTGGCACGTTACAACATCAATGCACCTTTGCAAATTTTTCCTTTGCTTACTACCCGGATGTGTATGATGAACAGTTGGGGTTCACTTACTATCAAAATGCCAAAATCGCTCTCAAGGCTGCGGAAGAGTTCGCCGCGGCTTTTGTAAAAGGCAATTATCACGGGCCCGGGATAGTCTTTACGGGCCCGGTGGGAAGCGGCAAGACTTTCTTGGCCAGCAGCATTGCCAATTATGTACTGTCTAAAGGAAAACAGGTCTTGTTTACGGTGGTACCTGATTTATTGGACCAGCTTAAAGCTACTTACGACCGCTCTGCTCTGGTGGAAACTGATGAGCTAACCATTTTGGAGGGAGCCAGAAACGTTGAACTTCTAATCATGGATGATTTAGGGGCCCATAATTACACGCCGTGGACGGTAAATAAGATTTATTCCATTTTGAACTACCGGGTTAATCACCAACTGCCAGTAGTCATCACCACCAACTTGAGTCTGGATGAACTGGACACGTATCTGGGCGAAAGAACAACCTCCCGTATCTTACAGCTGTGCCGGGTGTACCGTATCGCCAGCGTGCAGGACATTCGATGCCTGAAATCTAAAGAACACCTTCACCAGTAA
- a CDS encoding phosphate propanoyltransferase, whose protein sequence is MEMLRIPIGVSNRHVHLSQEHLEQLFGPGYELTFWKELGQPGQYACKEVVSVVGTKGIIENVRIIGPVRKQTQVEISRTDAFKLGIKAPIRESGDLEGTPGCVLVGPKGMVSLDSGVIIAARHIHMTPPIASQYGLRDKDVVSVLVEGERGVVFNNVIVRVSKNSALEFHVDIDEANAALLNTGETVTMLDKNQALCLVG, encoded by the coding sequence ATGGAAATGTTAAGAATACCAATTGGGGTTTCCAATCGCCACGTTCATTTGTCCCAAGAGCATCTGGAGCAGCTCTTTGGTCCGGGGTACGAATTAACATTTTGGAAGGAGTTAGGACAACCCGGCCAATATGCCTGCAAAGAGGTAGTCTCCGTAGTAGGCACCAAGGGAATTATTGAAAACGTCAGAATCATAGGCCCCGTAAGGAAACAAACTCAGGTGGAAATTTCCAGAACCGATGCTTTTAAACTGGGAATTAAAGCTCCTATCCGGGAATCCGGTGATTTAGAAGGCACGCCCGGCTGTGTCCTGGTAGGACCTAAGGGCATGGTCTCCCTGGATTCAGGAGTTATTATAGCAGCAAGACATATCCACATGACACCTCCTATCGCCAGCCAATACGGCCTGCGCGATAAGGACGTGGTCAGTGTATTAGTGGAGGGCGAAAGAGGCGTAGTATTCAACAATGTCATCGTGAGAGTCAGTAAGAACTCGGCCCTGGAATTTCACGTTGATATCGATGAAGCCAATGCCGCTCTGTTGAACACCGGAGAAACGGTCACGATGCTTGATAAAAACCAAGCCCTCTGCTTGGTAGGATAA
- a CDS encoding DUF3786 domain-containing protein: MSQTPWKDAFAKARTRLQKANPAILSLHTGMNWNETNQQFSFFSLGKKYTISFPDGDVLTEAGQTASPAFALLTLHYLLSEPTLPQGNWISFKEIPGGPIYQAPFEARTIGRLFRKVSQLSTLARACEKLDGKKMDSGDLAYCFDLFPRVPVGLVCWEGDDEFPPSGNILFDANARHFLTTEDYAVIGEYLVGQLLKELT, translated from the coding sequence GTGTCACAAACTCCCTGGAAAGATGCTTTTGCTAAAGCCAGAACAAGACTACAGAAAGCTAATCCTGCAATCCTCTCGCTGCATACGGGCATGAACTGGAACGAAACAAACCAGCAATTTTCCTTTTTCTCTCTCGGAAAAAAATATACAATCTCCTTTCCCGACGGAGATGTTCTGACGGAAGCCGGTCAAACGGCTTCTCCTGCATTTGCTTTGCTTACCCTTCACTACCTGCTTTCAGAACCTACATTGCCCCAGGGAAATTGGATATCCTTTAAAGAAATCCCCGGCGGTCCCATTTATCAAGCCCCCTTTGAAGCCAGGACAATTGGGAGGCTTTTTAGAAAAGTCAGTCAGCTTTCCACCTTAGCTCGGGCTTGTGAAAAATTAGACGGGAAAAAGATGGACAGTGGGGACCTGGCCTATTGCTTTGACCTTTTTCCCCGTGTGCCCGTAGGTCTGGTATGCTGGGAAGGAGACGATGAATTTCCTCCCTCGGGCAATATCCTGTTCGATGCCAACGCAAGACACTTTTTGACGACGGAAGACTACGCGGTCATAGGCGAGTATCTTGTTGGGCAGTTACTAAAAGAACTGACTTAA
- a CDS encoding NERD domain-containing protein: MQKLPEEPLASINAKIEYYQQELEELKNQKEFPYLYIIVALPVTAVFLLLAVISDGLIDFTAAITGALFFSLLITCAYLVLYQPNREELENQIQKQLATLYREKNKLEAGLKGEKEVAYILSWLPKEYITINNVYLSAGDMDVQQFDHIVVGPPGVIHLETKTINGAVLIDPKGNWTVLKASQHKIMREGMDSPLPQLQRHEMILQGFLKQEFPDETIPIHGIVVMANSRTIIEGEDPHLTVLKKDKLNEYIKNLPVSTPLRQDLIGKIALSLVEHHQDLS, translated from the coding sequence ATGCAGAAATTGCCGGAAGAACCTTTAGCAAGTATCAATGCAAAAATTGAATACTACCAGCAGGAATTAGAGGAACTCAAGAATCAAAAGGAGTTTCCTTATCTGTATATCATCGTGGCCCTACCCGTCACTGCAGTTTTCCTGCTCCTTGCCGTTATTTCCGACGGTTTAATCGACTTCACCGCAGCCATCACAGGAGCCCTCTTTTTTTCATTATTAATAACGTGTGCATATTTGGTGCTGTATCAACCGAACAGGGAAGAACTGGAGAACCAAATTCAAAAGCAATTAGCCACCCTATATAGAGAAAAAAACAAACTGGAAGCAGGACTCAAAGGAGAAAAGGAAGTGGCCTACATCCTCAGTTGGCTGCCGAAAGAATACATTACTATTAATAACGTTTACCTGTCAGCAGGGGATATGGACGTGCAGCAATTTGACCATATCGTAGTCGGCCCTCCGGGTGTGATTCACCTTGAAACTAAAACCATTAACGGCGCCGTCCTCATCGATCCTAAGGGCAACTGGACAGTGCTGAAAGCCTCCCAGCACAAGATCATGCGGGAAGGGATGGACAGCCCTCTACCGCAACTGCAGCGCCATGAGATGATCCTGCAGGGTTTTCTCAAGCAGGAGTTTCCTGATGAAACCATTCCTATTCACGGCATTGTGGTTATGGCCAACAGCCGCACCATTATTGAAGGTGAAGATCCGCATCTTACCGTCCTGAAAAAAGACAAGCTGAATGAATACATAAAGAACCTTCCGGTATCCACTCCGTTGCGCCAGGATTTAATTGGCAAGATTGCTTTAAGTTTGGTCGAACATCACCAGGACCTTTCTTGA
- the sucC gene encoding ADP-forming succinate--CoA ligase subunit beta: MKLYEYMGKELFREYGIPVPRGKVLRDPQEAALMAEELGEVVIKTQILSGKRGKAGGIRFASHPKEAEEHAAFVLQQEFHGHRAQEILVEEKLFIEQELYLAIIMEGSLKGPLLLASRYGGMDIEEVPDQDLVKLPIDLHLGIQPYFCREVAKRLGLTGGPAKQFNELLPRLYQLFREKDCELVEINPLVVSQDRLIAADAKITIDDEALYRHPELPRVEERNEAEQKAHAIGLSFVQLDGDIAIMANGAGITMATLDAIQYYGGAPANFLDAGGGANVEQTAQALELLLSTNPKAIFINIFGGITRCDDVAQAFLQVNRQKSIDIPVVIRLVGTNQDLGVNLLAEQGIVAYENMQEAAMKVVSLAKGAVG, translated from the coding sequence GTGAAGCTTTACGAATACATGGGTAAAGAACTTTTCCGGGAATACGGCATACCGGTCCCCAGAGGAAAAGTTCTCCGCGACCCGCAAGAGGCAGCACTTATGGCAGAAGAACTCGGGGAAGTTGTGATCAAGACCCAAATATTGTCTGGCAAGCGGGGCAAAGCGGGGGGCATTAGATTTGCCAGCCATCCCAAGGAAGCTGAAGAACATGCCGCCTTTGTCCTTCAGCAAGAGTTTCACGGCCATAGAGCTCAAGAAATACTGGTAGAAGAAAAGCTTTTCATTGAACAAGAACTATATTTAGCCATTATCATGGAAGGCTCTTTGAAAGGTCCGTTATTGCTGGCGTCACGCTACGGTGGCATGGATATCGAGGAAGTACCCGATCAAGACTTAGTGAAACTGCCCATCGACCTGCACTTGGGCATTCAACCGTATTTCTGCCGCGAAGTAGCTAAACGGCTCGGCCTGACGGGCGGCCCGGCAAAGCAATTCAATGAACTGCTGCCCAGGTTATACCAGCTTTTCCGCGAGAAAGACTGTGAATTGGTCGAAATCAATCCCCTGGTTGTTTCGCAAGATAGGTTAATCGCAGCCGACGCTAAAATAACCATCGATGATGAAGCCTTATACCGTCACCCTGAGTTACCAAGGGTGGAAGAACGAAACGAAGCAGAACAGAAAGCACATGCCATCGGCCTATCCTTCGTTCAATTGGACGGCGACATTGCCATCATGGCTAACGGAGCGGGTATCACCATGGCTACCTTGGATGCAATCCAGTATTACGGAGGAGCACCGGCCAACTTCTTGGATGCAGGAGGAGGGGCCAACGTGGAGCAAACCGCCCAGGCCTTGGAATTGTTACTCAGCACGAATCCCAAAGCCATTTTCATTAATATTTTTGGCGGCATTACCAGGTGTGACGATGTGGCCCAAGCGTTCCTACAGGTAAATAGACAAAAATCGATCGACATACCGGTAGTGATTCGTCTAGTCGGTACCAATCAGGACCTAGGCGTGAATCTTCTGGCAGAGCAAGGTATCGTAGCCTACGAAAACATGCAAGAAGCTGCGATGAAAGTAGTATCCTTGGCGAAAGGGGCAGTGGGATAA
- the sucD gene encoding succinate--CoA ligase subunit alpha, with protein MAIFVNSETRVAVQGITGKQGQFHTKQMLKYGTKIVAGVSPGKEGQSVEGIPVYDSMFSAIGRHQIDASVLFIPAPFAKDAALEAIDAGIKLLVLITEHIPLHDAAEIMAFAKKRGTVVIGPNTFGVVSSGQCKIGIMPNQFFVPGPVGIVARSGTLSYEIVGNLLRGGLGTSTVVGLGGDRIVGLSFIDVLARFEEDPETKAIVLVGEIGGSSEEEAAEYIKKHISKPVVAYIAGKSAPPGKRMGHAGAIIERGRGTYQGKIAALKSAGVHVATLPYEVPDIIKELQIDKIV; from the coding sequence ATGGCAATTTTCGTTAACTCCGAAACCCGGGTGGCGGTGCAAGGCATTACAGGAAAGCAAGGACAGTTTCATACCAAACAAATGCTAAAGTACGGGACCAAAATAGTAGCCGGCGTCTCCCCCGGCAAAGAAGGGCAATCGGTGGAAGGCATACCTGTATATGACAGCATGTTTTCAGCCATCGGCCGGCACCAGATTGATGCCAGCGTCTTATTCATTCCTGCTCCTTTTGCGAAAGATGCCGCCTTAGAAGCCATTGACGCCGGAATCAAACTGCTGGTCTTAATTACGGAACACATTCCTCTCCACGACGCAGCCGAAATCATGGCTTTCGCCAAGAAGCGAGGCACCGTCGTCATCGGACCGAATACTTTTGGCGTAGTATCTTCCGGCCAATGTAAAATCGGTATCATGCCAAACCAGTTCTTTGTCCCGGGCCCCGTTGGCATCGTGGCCAGAAGCGGCACCCTAAGTTATGAAATCGTGGGGAACCTGCTGCGCGGTGGATTGGGCACCAGCACCGTAGTGGGTTTAGGCGGCGATCGGATAGTGGGCCTCAGTTTTATCGACGTTTTGGCCAGGTTCGAAGAAGATCCTGAGACCAAAGCCATTGTGCTGGTTGGGGAAATTGGCGGTTCCAGTGAAGAAGAAGCCGCCGAATACATCAAAAAACATATTTCTAAACCGGTAGTGGCCTACATTGCAGGTAAGAGCGCTCCGCCGGGCAAACGTATGGGACATGCGGGTGCCATCATCGAACGGGGCAGGGGCACCTACCAGGGGAAAATTGCTGCCTTGAAAAGTGCAGGCGTGCATGTGGCCACATTGCCCTATGAAGTGCCTGACATTATCAAAGAATTGCAAATAGACAAAATCGTCTAA
- a CDS encoding methylmalonyl-CoA mutase family protein, with product MTDAGIPIQRLYIPLDLDGTYEERLGFPGEYPFTRGIQSTMYRGRLWTMRQYAGFGSARETNERFKYLLSLGQTGLSVAFDLPTQIGYDSDHPFAQGEVGKVGVAIDSLEDMEMLFDGIPLDQVSTSMTINAPAAILLAMYIAVAEKQGISPDKLRGTIQNDILKEYIARGTYIFPPEPSMRLVTDIFAFCSEHVPHWNTISISGYHIREAGATAVQEVAFTMANAMAYVQAAIDAGLPVDQFAPRLSFFFNAHLNFFEEIAKFRSARRVWAKIMKERFNAANPKSMMLRFHTQTAGCTLTAQQPDVNILRVAFQALSAVLGGTQSLHTNSKDEALALPSEEAVTIALRTQQVIAYEIGVTDTVDPLGGSYFVEKLTDEIEEKVWEYLQKIEDMGGAVKAINQGYQQKEIHASAYKYQKAIETGEKTVIGVNKFQVEETPPTGLLRVDPKVLEEQKQRLHSLRSRRDNQQVQRALNQLKQAAGSNENVMPFILEAVKSYATIGEITGVLKEVFGEYQQTVSM from the coding sequence ATGACTGATGCAGGCATCCCCATCCAGCGATTGTACATCCCGTTAGATCTCGACGGCACATATGAAGAACGGTTGGGTTTCCCGGGAGAATATCCTTTTACCCGGGGCATACAATCCACCATGTACCGCGGCCGGCTGTGGACCATGCGTCAATACGCCGGTTTCGGTTCCGCTAGGGAAACCAATGAACGATTTAAGTATTTGCTGTCACTGGGGCAAACGGGCCTCAGCGTGGCTTTTGACTTGCCTACCCAAATCGGTTATGATTCGGACCACCCCTTTGCGCAAGGAGAAGTTGGCAAAGTGGGGGTGGCCATCGACAGCTTGGAAGACATGGAGATGCTGTTCGACGGCATACCTTTAGACCAAGTCAGCACCTCCATGACCATCAATGCCCCGGCGGCCATCTTGCTGGCCATGTATATTGCCGTGGCGGAAAAACAGGGGATTAGCCCTGATAAATTAAGAGGTACGATCCAAAACGATATCCTAAAAGAATACATCGCCAGAGGCACCTACATTTTCCCGCCTGAACCATCCATGCGTTTGGTTACAGATATATTTGCTTTTTGTTCGGAACATGTGCCTCATTGGAACACCATCAGCATCAGCGGTTATCACATTCGCGAGGCAGGCGCCACAGCCGTTCAGGAAGTGGCTTTTACCATGGCCAATGCCATGGCCTATGTGCAGGCAGCTATCGATGCCGGGTTGCCCGTTGACCAATTTGCGCCGCGATTATCTTTCTTTTTCAATGCTCACCTGAACTTTTTTGAAGAGATTGCCAAGTTCAGAAGCGCTCGGAGAGTTTGGGCTAAGATTATGAAAGAACGCTTTAATGCTGCCAACCCCAAATCGATGATGCTGCGTTTCCATACTCAAACTGCCGGCTGCACCCTCACAGCCCAACAACCTGATGTCAATATCCTTCGTGTAGCCTTCCAGGCCCTAAGCGCAGTCCTGGGCGGTACCCAGTCGCTGCACACCAACTCCAAGGACGAAGCCCTGGCTTTGCCTAGTGAAGAAGCTGTAACCATCGCCTTAAGAACCCAACAAGTCATCGCTTATGAGATTGGTGTCACCGATACGGTGGACCCGCTGGGCGGTTCCTATTTTGTAGAAAAACTCACTGATGAGATCGAAGAGAAGGTATGGGAATACTTGCAAAAGATTGAAGACATGGGCGGAGCCGTAAAAGCCATTAACCAGGGATATCAACAAAAAGAAATCCATGCCAGTGCCTACAAGTACCAAAAAGCCATTGAAACGGGAGAAAAAACTGTCATTGGCGTTAACAAATTTCAAGTGGAAGAAACTCCTCCCACCGGGCTCTTGAGAGTAGATCCAAAGGTGCTGGAGGAGCAAAAGCAGCGCCTGCATTCCCTGCGTTCCCGGAGAGACAACCAGCAAGTGCAAAGAGCCCTGAACCAACTCAAACAGGCGGCAGGATCCAACGAAAACGTGATGCCTTTTATCCTGGAAGCAGTCAAGAGCTATGCCACTATTGGGGAAATCACCGGTGTTTTGAAAGAAGTGTTTGGTGAATACCAGCAGACGGTTAGCATGTAA
- a CDS encoding cobalamin B12-binding domain-containing protein, which yields MQKPIRVLIAKVGLDGHDRGAKVVAQALKDAGMEVIYTGLRNTPEQVVETALQEDVQVIGISSLSGAHLYLIPPISQMLKEKNAEDILLICGGIIPEEDHAQLKKAGVAAIFGPGTSTQDIVNFIQHHV from the coding sequence ATGCAGAAACCCATTCGTGTTTTGATTGCGAAAGTCGGCCTGGACGGGCATGATCGAGGTGCCAAAGTGGTGGCCCAAGCGCTGAAAGATGCGGGCATGGAAGTGATTTATACGGGCTTGAGGAATACCCCGGAGCAAGTGGTGGAAACTGCATTACAGGAAGATGTGCAGGTGATCGGAATCAGTTCTTTGTCCGGCGCTCATCTTTACTTGATCCCCCCCATCAGTCAAATGCTGAAAGAAAAAAACGCGGAAGACATTTTATTGATTTGCGGGGGAATCATTCCGGAGGAAGACCATGCTCAATTAAAAAAAGCCGGGGTAGCAGCCATTTTTGGCCCCGGGACCTCGACACAAGATATTGTGAACTTTATTCAGCATCATGTATAA
- the mce gene encoding methylmalonyl-CoA epimerase: MSKIEHIGIAVKNLHEALSFYQNTLGLQVKAIEEVPEQKVKAAIIPVGESKIELLEATSSDSPIAKFIANRGEGIHHVALRVTGLEQLLDQLSAAGVKLIDEKPRIGAGGNKIAFIHPKSTNGVLLELCEPEQGCE, from the coding sequence ATGTCCAAAATTGAACATATCGGGATTGCAGTCAAAAACCTGCACGAGGCCCTCTCCTTTTACCAAAATACTCTTGGACTGCAGGTTAAAGCAATAGAGGAAGTGCCGGAACAAAAAGTTAAGGCTGCCATTATACCGGTAGGTGAAAGCAAGATTGAGCTTCTGGAAGCTACTTCCTCCGACAGTCCTATCGCTAAGTTTATCGCTAATCGCGGGGAAGGCATTCATCATGTTGCACTGCGAGTAACGGGACTGGAACAGCTACTGGACCAGTTATCTGCCGCAGGAGTGAAACTGATTGACGAGAAACCGAGAATCGGAGCCGGTGGGAACAAGATCGCTTTTATCCACCCTAAGTCTACCAACGGCGTTTTATTAGAACTATGTGAACCTGAACAGGGGTGTGAGTAA
- a CDS encoding methylmalonyl-CoA carboxyltransferase, producing MDNAKLVELQNKLAQIEAGGGAERVKKQHAAGKKTARERIALLLDPNSFVEIGQFVRHRATEFGMTSVEAPAEGVITGWGTINGRQVYVYAQDFTVIGGTLGEMHAAKICRVMDLAVRTGCPVIGINDSGGARIQEGVDALNGYGEIFKRNTLASGVIPQISVILGPCAGGAVYSPALTDYIFMVDKISQMFITGPQVIRSVTGEEVSAETLGGAETHNTKSGVAHFMANSEEECFQQIRELLSYLPSNNLQDPPRVECSDPIGRQEQELRSIIPAEPNRPYDVRDILRLVLDDGHFMEIQAKYAQNIVIGYGRLNGQTVGIIANQPKYLAGCLDINASDKAARFVRFCDAFNIPLLTLVDTPGYLPGTDQEFGGIIRHGAKLLYAYSEANVPKITLILRKAYGGAYLAMCARSLGADQVIAWPSAEIAVMGPEGAANIIFRKEIAEAEDPVAMRESKIQEYRERFANPYVAASRGFVDTVIDPAETRPFLIQILASLMTKQETRPGKKHGNFPV from the coding sequence ATGGACAATGCAAAACTCGTTGAACTGCAGAACAAGTTAGCACAGATTGAAGCAGGCGGCGGTGCGGAACGGGTGAAAAAGCAGCATGCCGCCGGCAAGAAGACGGCTAGAGAGAGAATCGCTTTATTGCTGGACCCTAATAGCTTTGTTGAAATAGGCCAGTTCGTGCGCCACCGGGCCACTGAATTCGGGATGACTTCAGTTGAAGCGCCTGCTGAGGGGGTCATTACCGGCTGGGGCACCATCAATGGGCGCCAGGTCTATGTATACGCTCAGGATTTCACCGTAATTGGCGGCACCTTGGGTGAAATGCACGCCGCCAAAATCTGCCGGGTCATGGATTTGGCAGTTAGAACCGGTTGTCCTGTCATCGGCATTAATGATTCCGGGGGAGCTCGCATTCAGGAAGGAGTCGACGCCCTTAACGGGTATGGAGAGATTTTCAAACGCAACACATTAGCCTCCGGTGTTATTCCTCAAATTTCCGTCATCCTCGGACCTTGTGCCGGCGGTGCGGTTTACTCCCCGGCTTTAACCGATTATATTTTCATGGTGGATAAGATCAGCCAGATGTTTATTACCGGCCCCCAGGTCATTAGATCGGTAACCGGGGAAGAAGTCAGTGCCGAAACTTTAGGAGGAGCTGAAACCCACAACACTAAAAGCGGTGTGGCTCATTTCATGGCTAACAGCGAAGAAGAATGCTTCCAGCAAATCAGGGAGTTATTGTCCTATTTGCCTTCCAATAACTTGCAGGATCCGCCCCGGGTAGAGTGTTCAGATCCCATCGGCCGGCAGGAACAGGAGCTTCGTTCAATCATCCCGGCGGAGCCCAACCGGCCTTACGATGTAAGAGATATATTGCGATTAGTGCTGGATGACGGGCATTTCATGGAAATACAAGCCAAGTATGCCCAAAACATCGTCATTGGTTACGGCAGGCTGAACGGGCAAACAGTAGGGATTATCGCCAACCAGCCGAAGTACCTGGCCGGGTGCCTGGACATCAACGCCTCTGATAAAGCCGCTCGCTTTGTGAGGTTCTGTGATGCTTTTAACATTCCATTGTTAACCCTGGTGGACACCCCGGGATACCTCCCCGGTACAGATCAGGAATTTGGCGGTATTATCAGGCATGGGGCTAAACTGTTATATGCCTACTCAGAGGCTAACGTGCCCAAAATAACACTCATCCTCCGCAAAGCCTACGGCGGCGCCTATTTGGCTATGTGCGCCAGGTCCTTGGGAGCCGACCAGGTAATTGCCTGGCCGTCTGCAGAAATTGCCGTTATGGGCCCTGAAGGAGCCGCTAACATTATCTTCCGCAAAGAAATCGCCGAAGCTGAAGATCCTGTAGCCATGCGGGAAAGCAAGATCCAAGAATACAGGGAGCGTTTTGCCAACCCATATGTGGCAGCCAGCCGGGGATTCGTGGACACAGTCATCGATCCGGCAGAAACTCGCCCGTTCTTGATTCAAATACTAGCTTCCTTGATGACTAAACAAGAAACCAGACCAGGGAAGAAACACGGCAATTTCCCGGTTTAA